From Scytonema millei VB511283:
TACCAGGCGAAACGCGAGAAGAAATTTTAATTTCCTGCCATACTTGCCATCCATCTTTATGTAACGATAATCTTTCCGGTATATCGTTAGCTACATTGTTAGCCAAACATCTCGGTCAGATTCAGCAACGAAGATACTCTTATAGATTTCTGTTTATTCCAGGTACAATTGGTTCCGTGACTTGGCTAGCTTTAAACGAGCAAAATGTCAATAAAATTGCTCACGGCTTAGTTGTTACTGGTGTAGGTGACGCAGGAAAATATACTTATAAAAGAAGTCGTCGGGGTGACACGCAGATAGATCGAGCTGCAATCCACGTCATGCAACACTCTGGCTCGGAATATCAAGTTATTGACTTTTTTCCCTACGGCTATGACGAACGGCAATATTGTTCTCCCGGGTTTAATTTGGCTGTAGGTTGCTTCATGCGATCCTCCCACGGTCAGTATTCTGAATATCATACTTCCGCAGATAATTTGAGCTTCGTGCAACCTGAGTATTTAGGGGACTCCTTTGCCAAATTTTTGTCGATTTTGCACTTATTAGAAAATAATCGCACTTACTTAAATCAAAATCCTAAATGCGAACCACGCCTGGGTAAAAGAGGACTGTACAGAGCTGTAGGCGGTCATGCAGAAGAACAAGTGAATGAGCTAGCTTTGTTATGGGTTCTCAATTTATCGGATGGCGAATATAGTTTATTGGACATAGCCGAGCGATCGCAACTCAGTTTTGATGTCATTAAGCAAGCAGCAGACGCTCTAGCAGGCTGCGAGCTGTTGAAAGCTAAGCCAGAACCAGCTATGAAAGCATAAAGAATTCTCGTAAAATACACCTATATATAGATGAGTCAATCTGACTACGATCTAGACTATGACAAAGAAGATGAATCTATTGCCCAAATAGTTGAAGTTAAAATGAGTGATGCGCTGGCGGAATTAGCGGGAAAGAGAGTTTTAGTTACAGGTGCGAGTGGATTTTTGGGTTCTCATTTGTGCGATCGCCTATGTCAAAATGGTGCGGAAGTTCATGCTATTTCTCGCACAGAACGCACGACAGACAATGAGTTGCTGTATTGGTGGCAAGGCAATGTGGAAGATGTGGAAGTCGTGCAAAACCTATTTCAGAAAATTCAACCCCAGATTGTCTTTCATTTATCTGGACTGATTACTGGTGTTGCTGGTTTAGAGTTGGTATTGCCCACATTTCACAGCTTAGTAGTGAGTACTGTCAATATCTTGACAGTTGCGACTCAAAGGCAGTGCGATCGCGTCGTCACGATCGGATCGTTAGAGGAACCAGAACCAAAACAAGGTGAAATTGCGCCAATTTCACCCTATTCTGCTGCTAAGTGGGCTAGTGTCGCTTACAGCCGCATGTTTCACCATCTCTACCAAACACCTGTCGTTCTCGTACGTCCGTTTATGACCTACGGACCCAGGCAACCCATTCATAAAATTATTCCTGCCGTTACCCTATCTCTACTTCAAGGCGAAGCTCCCAAACTAGCCAGTGGTAGGCGAGAAGTTGACTGGATTTACGTTGATGATGTGATCGACGGTATGCTAGCGGCAGCAAGAGTACCTGGGGTTGAAGGACATACCTTCGATCTGGGGTCGGGCAATTTAGTTTCTATTCGTTCGCTGGTAGAACAACTGACGCAAATAATTAACCCACAAATAGAACCTTTATTTGGTGCTTTACCCGACCGACCAGTAGAAAAAGTGCGAGTAGCAAACATAGCTTTGACTTCAGATAAATTAGGCTGGCAGCCTAAAATGTCTTTAGAAGCAGGTTTAGTTTCTACAGTTAATTGGTTTCGTCAGCAGTTAAAAGCTGAGCGTACTTAAAGCGTTCTTAGTTTTATGCTTTTGGACTAATTTGTCCAATGATAAATTTATGCCAATTGCTTTAGTCTTAATTAGTTATAGCGCGTACAAGTTGTAATAGTTGTAATTCTGAGTTTGAAACAAGCGATTGATAAATATGGTTAATAAAAAATATGACTAGTAAGCAAAGAGTACAAGAAATCATCAACAGAATAAAAGTTATCGTCGGCTTGCACCTAAGAAATCTAACTTCTTATTTGTTGTTTTTATGGATTGTGGTGGGGAAAAGCAAACCTCTAACGCTTAGCCAGAAATCGGCGATCGTTTTTGCGCCTCACCAAGATGATGAAACTTTAGGCTGTGGTGGCGCGATCGCCCTCAAACGCCAGCAGGGAATCCCAGTGAAAGTGGTGTTTATGACTGACGGACGCTATGGTTTCCTCGATCGCAAGGAAACAACAGAAGTTATTAACTTCCGTAAAAAAGAAGCCATAATTGCGCTTAATGCTCTTGGAGTTGCGGATTCAGAGATTATTTTTCTCGACCAAATCGACGGCACTTTGGCGAACTCGATCGGTGAATCACGCCAAAACTTAGTCGAGCAGATCGTTCAATTGTTACAACAAACTGCACCAGGGGAAGTGTACGTTCCTCATCGCAAAGATTTTCACGCCGATCACGAAGCAACTTACGATCTAGTCCGTACGGCGATCGCCCAGTCTGGAATGCAGATAGAGCTACTACAATATCCCATTTGGATCTTCTGGCAAAATCCTCTGTCATTTCAACTTCAAGGGAGAGATCTCGACGGCGCTTATCGACTATCGATTAATTCCGTTCGCGATCGAAAACATCAAGCTATAGAAACTTATCAATCACAGATTCCCGGTCTCAGTCGTGGTTTCTTACAACGGTTTTTTTCGCCATACGAATTATTCTTCAAAGAATAAAGTCATTTCGACTTTACAGTTACAAGTTATTAAGAACAGATAATGTTCGCGGTAAATTAAAATAGTAGCCTGAATGTTCGCAGTAAACTAAAATAACAACTTTGTTTTTAGTTAAAAACAAAGTTCAAATGTATAGATATCTAAGTATAGATAGCAACAGAACAGTCATGATTGCTAATTTTTTGCATCGTCTAGGGTACTACTTCAATTTTATTGTTGGTAAAATTAGAGGTCGAATTAATCGTATTAAAGTTGCTTCTTTCAAGCCAGAAGGCATTGCCAAAGGAAACGCTCTAATTTCATATAACCTCGATCCATTTCTCGCCAAATCTTCTGAAGCAGTTTGCAATAAGCACACCCATCATTGGGAAACTGTGGAGATGGTAAAAATCTTGTTAGATTTAGGTTATTGCGTTGACGTTATTACCCTATTTAACGATTTATTCATACCCAAAAAAAAATATTCTATCGTACTCGATAGTCGGCACAATTTAGAAAGATTAGCTCCATTACTCGATCGGGACTGTATCAGAATTTTGTACGCCGATACAGCCCATATCATATTTCATAATGCGGCGGAATGCAATCGATTATATGCCTTGCAACAAAGAAGAGGTGTAACTTTACGCAATAACAGGTTTGAGCTACCGAATAAAGGAGTTGAGTACGCAGACTGTACTATTGTTTTAGGAAATGAATTTACGATTAATACCTTTAAATATGCTCGCAAACCGATATATCGCGTGCCAATTTCGACAACTGAACTTTACCCGTTTCCAGAAGAAAAAGATTTTGCTACCAGCAGCAAGCGGTTTTTATGGTTTGGTAGTAATGGAGCAGTTCATAAAGGGTTAGATCTGGTTTTAGAAGCTTTTGCAGAAATGCCAGATTACCACTTAACTATTTGCGGTCCAGTGAGCAAAGAGCTAGATTTTGAAAAAGCCTTTTATCAAGAACTTTATCACACTCCTAACATTCATACTTATGGATGGATCGATGTTAGTAGTACTGACTTTGTAAAAATTGCTAATTCTTGTCTCGGCATTATTTATCCTTCGTGTTCTGAGGGTGGTGGCGGTTGTGTAATTACCTGTATGCACGCTGGTTTAATCCCAATTGTGACTTACGAAGCTAGTGTAGATGTCAAAGATGATTATGGAGTGATTTTAAAAGAAGCTTCCATAGCAGAAATTAAAAAAGAGATTCAGAAAATCTCTAGTCTACCTCCAGCCGACTTAAAGGCAATGGCACGGCGATCGTGGGAATTTGTGAGGGCAAATCATACACGGGAGAAGTACTCTCAGGAATATCGTAGGGTGATAACAGAAATTATTGATATTTTTGGAAAAACAAAGGATTTAAATTAGTTGGAAACTGCTACTTGCTCTATTTCAACTAGCTTTCAAGGTATTGAAATAATATAGGACTCAGATTAAATTTTTGAAATCTACGTAGGATGCGTTACGCCAAAGGCTTATGTTTGAGTGAGGAAGCCGAACCACGTTGAAATAGCAAATAATTCTCAATAAATCGAAAATTTCCCAAGCGATCGTAGGTTGTCATTTTAGACGGCATAAGCGGGCGATTTTTGCAGTGAGGATAGTTATAGAGTTTGTATAACTGACATAACTCATGCTCATCGCGAGCGCAAAAATCTCAAGGGCAAAATAGCTAGACTTTAGATGCACCCTATCTTACCGAGAAAAACTACGACTTTGTGAAGAGGTAAACGGATTGTCATACAATTAAAATTGGTGAGCGATTCGTAATTGATTTATGGTTGTGTAGTTAATGCTGGTCTTTTCTAGAACATCTGTCATATTAAGCAATCGAGATTCTTGTTCTTCTCAGGAGCAATTGTTTTGAGCAGAGTAACTTTGGAGAATATGGAAAAATTCTTCGATTTTATTTCAGGCATCTGCTATATTGCGAAGGAGAATGGGATTATACCTGAGAATTTTGCGCTAGAGAGATGGGCAATCGCATCTGTATAATCCGCTTATACCGACTTTATACCGATTGAGAGGCTGAAATTGACTATGAATGCTGACTTGCTTGACGCGATCGCCAATTCCGAAGCTTGGTGCGCCCGTAAGCAACATCGGTTACATAATTTCTCAAGTAAGAAACATCTCGCTCTCTCAAGAAACATGACATGCAAATGACTCATTAGCTTTGGTTGACAATGCTAAGTTTTCCCATGCTAGGTTGGATTGCGCCACACTAGCTTGTAAGTGCCGAAAAGTGACGGCAGCAGGCGTAAAGGCTCTCGCTAGAGCGTAATGTTAATTGTTAATTTGGTCATGGGCTTAGATGATATCAGATCGTTTGCCAAAACAAGATAACTCTGTAGCTACACCTGCACGTATTGACTGCGTTGGTATGGGGTGGTTTCCGCACGCGCCAGGAGGACTAGACCGCTACGTATACGAACTAACGCATCATCTAGCTGCGGCAGGCGATCGCGTTACCCTATATGGTCTGGGTTTGCCAATACTAGATAACTCAGCAGTAGAGTTAGTCAATTTAGCTGCACCCGACCGTCCCCTCTGGCAGCGATTATGGTCAACTCGTTGTAACTTTGCCGAGCGGCAATTGCAGCAGCCAGACGCAATTAACCTGAATTTTGCTCTGTACAGTTTGCCGTTATTGCAGAGTTTACCGAAGGGCGTACCAATAACCTTCACTTTCCACGGTCCTTGGGCATTAGAAAGCGCTCAGGAAGGCGGCGGTCAACTGAGCGTGTTGCTAAAACAGCACTTGGTAGAAAAAACGGTTTATCGTCGTTGCGATCGCTTTATCGTTCTCAGCCGTGCCTTTGGCGAGATTTTGCATCAAACATATCAAGTTCCGTGGCACAAAATTAATGTCATTCCAGGTGGGGTTGACTTACAACGCTTCCAGCCCAACTTATCGCGGCAACAAGCTCGGACTCATTTAAACTTTCCTTCAGACCGATTGATTCTATTCGCGCCCCGTCGCTTAGTTCACCGCATGGGTTTAGACAAGTTACTGCAAGCCCTGGCACAAATTAAGCCAAAAATTCCTGATGTCTGGTTGGCTATAGCTGGTAAAGGACCGCTCAAACCAGTTTTAGAACAACAAGTGGCAGAGATGGAACTGCAAGAACACGTAAAATTTCTAGGTTTTTTACCAGACGAGCAATTACCGATCGCTTACCAAGCAGCAGATCTTTGTGTCATGCCCAGCCAATCATTGGAAGGTTTTGGTTTAACAGTTTTAGAATCTCTTGCTTGCGGTACTCCCGTGTTATGCACTCCTATAGGCGGAATGCCAGAAATTTTAGCTCCCTTTTCACCAGAATTAATTGCTGATACAAGCGAGGCAACTGCGATCGCTCGGAGATTGGCAGAATTACTGACCGATCCAAGTTCGTTACCTTCTAGAGATGCTTGTCGGCAATATGCTGCAACTCATTTTGATTGGCAGAAGATCGTATTACAAGTGCGCCAAGTCTTGTTAAGATAATGTGCCAATTATTCAACCTCAAATTTTTAAGTCCTGTTCTAGGAAAGTTAGTCCTTGCTAATCGAAAGGATTAGTGGTACTGCGTAGGCTTTATATATTTTTTATAAAAGTTTTATATAGTTCGAGTATTGACTGTAAAGAAACAGTGAAAGCTGGCTAATATCGTGGTTGTTTTAGGGGATTTTGCATAACATAAGTATAAATTTGCTCAATCATTTCCGAAATCACGTAAGTCCAACTTGTCATCTTTATTTAAGACATACAAATCTAAAACTTTTTAATTGCCATTTTACACAAGTTGAGGTCATACTCTTGAAAATACTTGGACGGATTGATTTGTAAGTCAGTTCACCTGTAAGCAAATAAATATCTCTATTAGAGATGCCAATTTGCATTTAATTCTGGACTCATCCCTGCTTGGGGAATTGAAACACCATAGCCGTTACATGTCAACATCTAAAGCTGGAACTATGCCTAATAGCTCTACTATCGAGCGAGAGCGCCAAGCTAATCAAATTTTGCGCTACAAACTGAGGTGGCGACAACAATATCTAGTTGTCAATTTAGCATCAACAACAAGAAAAATGTATCATTCCGTGCTTGACAGTCAGGCATGGTTGGTAGATCGTTTAAAGCTGTCATCGTTAAAGGGAGTTTGCCTCGATCCTGCACTTGGGGAGGCAGAGATCGAACTATGGGCTGAGGCGTGCGCTCAGGCAAACAAAACAGCATTTGTGCGCTTACCAGCTCAACTGAAAAGAGCCAAGCAACGCAATGTGTTTGGTGGAAAATTGCAGGAGTTCCTCAACCGAGCGATCGCGGCTCTGTTAATTTTATTGCTCAGTCCCGTGCTACTCGCATTGCTTTGTATATCCTGCTGGCGATCGCCAAACCCATTCACCTGCGATCGGCAGTGGTACGTGAGCCAGCAAGGTAAGCTATTCAGACTATACAAATTTCAATTAATCGCAACAGCCAATTCTAAACGACGAGACAACGATGCACAGCACGAGTCAAAAAATCTGCTGGAGCGTTACGGACGCTCTCAACTCGAAGATTTGGATCGATGGCTGCGTAGATATCATTTCGATAGACTGCCGAAGCTATTCAATGCTTTGCGAGGAGAGATCGGGATTGTCGAACGACGCGATCTGACTCTGGAGCAGGTAGTAAGGCTAAGTTTAGACAAAAAACCACTTGACAAAAAGCCGCTTTTAGAAACGCGACACCAAGAACCACAGTCCGAACGCAGCATAGAAAAATTGCACTCGGTGTGAGTAAAGTACCAGCACTAAGCACCAATAGTTGTTTGTTTAGCAGTTTTTGATTTGGCAATTTTTGATTGAGGTGTTGTCAGAAAATACATAACTGAATTTTCAGTTCATCTACAATTTCGATCTGTTAGCTACTAGCTAGCAGCTAGCGCAGTTAGAAAACTAAACTCCAATAGCAACATGAGAATAGATACATTCAGATGGATTGAACCAGCTAGGATGGGAAAATCCTATTCTGAGCTGCAATACCGATCGCTTCAACAGCAAGCCATAAACCCAGATCGAGTATCGAGTACCGATGGTTTGGAGTTTGGTAAATGAAAGCAATCAGAAGTCGAGTTCAGTGGGTTTTGAACGGACGAAGCTCTACTGCTGCAACTTTGCAGACAGTCATGGCAAGGATACTCGTGCTAGCCGCCAACATGGGGACTGGAATCATTACATCTAGAGCCTTGGAGCCGCAAGGAAGAGGTGAATATAATGCGATCGCCCTTTGGCCCCAGTTTTTAGCTTACCTCTTAATGTTGGGTTTACCAGCTGCCATACAATACAACTTCAAGCGTCATCCAGAGAAAGAATCGGAACTTTTTTCAGCAGCTCTTGGATTGAGCGCGGTACTGGGTCTATTTGCCATGACGATCGGCATCGTATTCATGCCACGGTTTCTTCCACAGTACTCGGCAGATGTGATTCGCTTTGCCCAATGGTACATGATTTTAGCTCCGATCGTCCTTTTGACAGAAATTTTTTTCTCAATCCTAGAAGCAAACCAAAAGTTTACCGTTGTCAATCAACTTCGTTCCCTACAACCGTTATTTACTCTAGCTATTTTGGGCGTGTTGGCATCGACCGCGCAGCTAAGTCCTTTGACTGCCGCTCTAGCCTACAGCGTACCTGGATTGCCTCTGTTTTTCTGGATGTGGAGATATTTATGGCAGCGCTTTCGCCCCCGTTGGAAAGGGTTAGGCAGTGCCTATCGATTGTTAGTCGGTTACGGCATTCGTGCTTATGGCATGAACTTACTAGGAACTCTAGCTGAGAAGATCGATCAAGCATTAGTGGTGACTATGCTATCTCCTGCTTCGATGGGTCTGTATACGCTAGCTTTGAGTGTCTCTCGAATGCTTGGTTTATTCCACAGTTCGACGATTACCGTCTTGCTACCCAAAATTGCCGCACGTCCGATTGAAGAGGTAGTGGCTTTAACTGGACGAGCAGTCCGTGTCAGTACGGCTGTCACTGTAGTCGTTGCCCTAGCGGTTTCAATCCCAATTCCTTTTTTGATTCAATTGCTTTATGGTGACAAATTTGTCGAGGCTGTTGGTGTTTTTCGCATTCTCAGCGCAGAGATTGCGATTGGAGGCGCAGCTTGGGTTTTGGCTCAGGCTTTTATGGCTGTAGGTAGACCGGGAGCGCTAACGGTTGTAGAAGCAATCAGCGTGTTGGTGACTGTACCCCTTTTGTTAATACTCATTCCCATCTACGGATTAGAAGGTGCGGGCTGGTCATTGTTAATTTCGACTGTCTTTCGCCTAGTTTGCTTGCTTGCTGGCTACCCACTACTCTTGAAAGTACGTCCTCCTGGTTTGATTGCGACTAGAAAAGATATAGATTTTTTACGGCAGGTATTTTTACATCAGTGAGGATGGCTCAAATCATTCCCGCGATCGCGACCGATTATAAGGTATAAATTATGCTTAGTAAAAGACCCTCGACAAGAGATAAGTTGCATAACTGGAGGCATCTGAATGCAATCGACCAATTTTAGTGGCAAAGTCTATTTTTATTGCATTCCACCGGATACTCCTGAAAAAACAGGCTATCCCCACACGATGATTTGCTTGGGTGATGGATTAAAAGCTTTAGGAATAGATGCTTATGCCAATGTCAACTATTGGCGGCTAGCTCCAGATACAGAAGAGTACTTGTTTCGCCACGACCCTGAAATTACACCAGATGACTGCTCGATTGTTGTCCTCAATCAAGACTGGTTTCGAGTGGCAAATAAGCCTTTTCCACAACATTTATTTCATCCCAATCGAAAATATATTACTGTCTATCTAGACAGCGATGATGGTAGTAAAACGCACGCTTACAACCCTGAGTTTCGCCAATTTGATTTTATTTTTAAAGTTTGTTGTAATCGTTACTTCAAATATCCCGACAATGTTCGCCCTTGGGCGCAGGGAATATCCAGCCGGATGTTGAGAGAATTAGAAAACATTCCACCGATCCAGGCAAGAAAAAGACAATTGCTAGTTAATTTTAGAGAACCGCATAAAATCAAGCACTCTGTCAGGCGAATAGTTCGTAAAGAACTGCTGCCTCAAATCGATGCAGCTCTACCAGTTAATAATGTCATTGAAGGTCTGGATAACTTTTCTACAGAGCCTTATCACTACATGCATTGGTCGCAAACAGGCAGAAGACATTCGCCAGGTTATTTTCAAAGTTTAAAAGATTACGCTGCTTGCGCCTGTTTTGGTGGCTTTTTTGTCACTCCTGTACCTCGCGATCCTGCTACGGCAACAAGTCGTTTGCTCAAAAAAATTCTCAGCAAATTGGAGTGGAAATCAAATCGAATTACAGATTGGGATAACTGGCGTTACTGGGAGTCCCTTGCAGCAGGATGTGTCAGCGTGCGCGAGGATTTTGACAAGTACGGTTTTATTATCCCGGTAATGCCAGAAAACTGGCGACACTACATTGGGATCGATTTGAGCAATATCAAACTAGCTGTGGATAGAATAGCCAGCGAACCAGAAATTCTAGAAAAGATATCTATTGAAGGCAGACAGTGGGCGCTAGAAAATTACAGCCCCGTACCTACAACGTTACGCTTTCTGAATACAGTCAGCGAGAAATTATAATAATTAATAACCAGCTATGTCTACCAATATAACAGCGCCAGAATCGTTAGTTAGTGTTATTATTCCTACCTACAACCGCCCAGAATATTTAAGAAAAGCGATCGCGAGTGCGGTAAGCCAAACATATCGGAACATCGAAGTAATTGTATCTGACGATTGCAGTCCTGAAAATCCTCAAGCAATTATTGACGAGTTTCAAGATCCCCGGATTCGGTTACGTCGCAATCCACAGAACTTAGGCATTGCATTAAATGTCACGAGTGCATTTAAAGAAGCAAAAGGCAAGTATGTTGCGAGTTTAAATGATGACGATCTGTGGAATGAAGATTATTTAGCAAAACTCGTACCGTATCTCGATGCTAATCCAGAATTAGTTGTCGCTTTTTGCGATCATTACGTGATTGACTCAGAGGATAAAATCGATTATCTAAAAACTGAGGAAAATACGCGGTATTGGCAGCGATCGCGGCTGAAAGAAGGAATTTATCAACCTTTTTACGAGTTGAGTGTGGTCGATCAGTCCGTATTCATCGCCCTAGCAACTGTCATCCGTAGAGATGCGATCGATTGGGATAGCATCCCGCTGGAAGTGGGATTGTTTTGGGATCTCTACTTGGCATATCTTGCTTGTCGATCTGGTAAGGGTGCTTACTACTATCCCGAAAGATTGACGCGCTACCGCATTCACCCCCAATCAGAGACGCAAATCAGCGGCAAAAAAAACGTGCAGGCGAAGATTCGCACGGGTAAAGCAGGAATCTTTTGTTACGAGCAATTCATAGCAGACGAGCGTTTACAACATTTTCGCCCGTATTTTAGAGCCAAACTAGCACAATCTCACACGACTTTGGGAATTGGTCTGATGCGGTCTGGACAAATTGCGGCAGCACGCCCCCATTTCTGGAAAGCAATCCAATACCAACTCAACTTGCGTACTGTAGCTGCACTGACCCTGAGCTTTACGCCTGGGTCAATCGTCAAGCTATTAAAAGTTTAATCTGGTGAGTCGTGGAGTTAGCAAGTCATGATGATTTCTGTTTTGATACCTACTTATCGCCGTTCGCAAGACTTGGCACGCTGTTTAGTGGCTTTACAACAGCAAGCTCGACCGGCGGATGAGGTGCTGGTGGTCGTCCGCGATAGCGATACGGAAACTTGGCAACTACTAGCAGGATTAGACCCTCATGCTTTACCATTGCGCACTGTTAAGGTGAGCGTCCCGGGGGTAGTAGCAGCCATGAATGCAGGCGTTGATGTAGCAAAAGGAGAGATTATTGCCATTACCGATGACGATGCCGCACCTCATGCCGATTGGTTGGAGCGGATAGAAGCTCACTATTTAGCAGATGAGAAAGTGGGTGGTGTTGGCGGACGCGATCGAATGCACTACGGGGTGCAGCTCGTCGAAGGTCAATCCCACATAGTCGGTCGATTGCAATGGTTTGGACGGGCGATTGGCAACCACCATCTTGGTGTGGGAAATGCCCGTGAAGTTGACATACTTAAAGGGGTAAACTCCAGTTATCGGCGTTCGGCGATCGCTCATATCCGCTTTGACGAGCGGATGCGGGGTACGGGGGCGCAGGTACATCACGAATTGATGTTGTGTCTAACTCTAAAACGGGCTGGCTGGAAGCTGATTTACGATCCCGCAATTGTCGTCGATCACTACCTCGGGCAGCGGTTTGATGAAGATCGGCGCAACCAGTTTAATGCAATTGCTTTCAGCAACATGACATATAATGAAACCTTATCTTTGCTGGAACACTTAAGCCCTATCCGGCGAATAGCCTTCGCGATCTGGGCGCTTTTAGTAGGAACGCGAGATGCCTGGGGTTTAGTACAGTTATTGCGGTTCTTGCCGAGTCAAGGAAAATTGGCGTGGCAAAAGTGGCTTGCCTCCATGCACGGGCGCTGGCAAGCTTGGTTAACTTGGAGCAATCGCGATCGCTCCTCAGAGGTATGGGCGCAGCATTTGTAATTCGGAATTCGGAAGCGCGGAATTCGGAATTATCGATTGAGAAATCTGCCTTGGTTTAAATGCTGTCATCATGGAGATGCTACTAGGTGAACTCTAAGCAAACACTTTCAACTCCTGCTTTTGGATTGCAACCAGCGCCAGCTTGGATGGCAATTATCGGATTTGTATTGATTACAGCACTGTGCTTAGTTGCTGCTAGCGGGATCGCGCGCTATGCTGTCCCACTGAGCGCTTTTGTTGTGGGTGCGTTTCTCTATTTTCGCTATCCTGTCTTTTACGTCAGCTTTACTTGGTGGATTTGGTTTCTTACGCCGTTGCTTGCCCGCATTGTCGATTTTAAGAGCGGCTGGGATGCGCAGCGTTTGATGTTGGTAACGCCTTTTCTCGTCTCGCTGTTGAGCGGGATTACTCTCATCCGCTATTTACCTAAAGCATATCGTCAAGGCGGCTTACCCTTGATCTTGGCTTTTGTCGCCGTACTCTATGGTTTTCTAATCGGATTGGTGAAAAATTCGCCTATGGCAGCAACGCGAGCGAGCCTGGACTGGTTCACACCAATTCTGTTTGGCTTCCATCTATTTATCAATTGGCGAGATTATCCCAAACTCAGTAAGACAATTCAGCAAACTTTCCTTTGGGGCGTGCTAGTTTCCGGTGTCTATGGTGTCGTGCAATACTTAGTTGCACCAATGTGGGATCGGTTCTGGATTATTGAAACAGAATTGGTGACAAATGGCAGACCAGAACCACTTGGCATTCGCGTGTTTAGTACCATGCATTCGCCCTTTCCTTTTGCCGTGGCAATGATGGCGGGTCTGGTGTTGTTATTTAACACGAAAGGAACTTTGCGTATCCCTGCTTCTGTAGGGGGGTATTTGGCTTTTCTGCTATCGGCAGTCAGAGCGGCATGGGGCGGGTGGCTAGTGGCACTTATCACCTTGCTGACTTCTATGAAAGCACGCCTACAGCGACGATTAATTATTTCCATCTTAGTGATGTCTGTGTGCGTGATCCCATTGGCAACGATCGAGCCTTTCTCAGAAGTCATTAATACTCGCTTGCAGTCCTTTTCAGAGATTCAAAAAGATACCAGTGCTAACGATCGCGCTGCTACCTACGAGCAACAGCTCAATCTTGCCCTATCTGATTTTCTGGGTCAAGGGTTGGGAGGGATGTACGCCACTAACAGTGAAGGTCAGTTAGAACAAGTTATCCTCGACAGTGGTGTTCTCGATTTGTTCTTCACCCTGGGTTGGTTTGGTGCGATCCCCTACTTGGGGGGCATCGTTCTCATTATCTATACGCTGCTGCAAAATTCCGAACTGCGGCTGGACTCTTTTGCTAGTGCTGCCCGTGCCATTAGTATTGGCGTTCTAGTTCAAATGCCACTGGGAAATACCATAGTTTCGCTCGCGGGTATGGTTTTTTGGTGCTTTGTGGCTATGTGTTTGGCAGCACGTAACTACTACCAGCAACAGAAGTGGTTGCAGTCAACGAATATGGCAGGGAGCAGGGAGCAGTGAACAGTTATCAGTGAACAGTTATCAGTGA
This genomic window contains:
- the hepC gene encoding heterocyst development glycosyltransferase HepC, yielding MSTSKAGTMPNSSTIERERQANQILRYKLRWRQQYLVVNLASTTRKMYHSVLDSQAWLVDRLKLSSLKGVCLDPALGEAEIELWAEACAQANKTAFVRLPAQLKRAKQRNVFGGKLQEFLNRAIAALLILLLSPVLLALLCISCWRSPNPFTCDRQWYVSQQGKLFRLYKFQLIATANSKRRDNDAQHESKNLLERYGRSQLEDLDRWLRRYHFDRLPKLFNALRGEIGIVERRDLTLEQVVRLSLDKKPLDKKPLLETRHQEPQSERSIEKLHSV
- a CDS encoding glycosyltransferase family 2 protein, with the protein product MSTNITAPESLVSVIIPTYNRPEYLRKAIASAVSQTYRNIEVIVSDDCSPENPQAIIDEFQDPRIRLRRNPQNLGIALNVTSAFKEAKGKYVASLNDDDLWNEDYLAKLVPYLDANPELVVAFCDHYVIDSEDKIDYLKTEENTRYWQRSRLKEGIYQPFYELSVVDQSVFIALATVIRRDAIDWDSIPLEVGLFWDLYLAYLACRSGKGAYYYPERLTRYRIHPQSETQISGKKNVQAKIRTGKAGIFCYEQFIADERLQHFRPYFRAKLAQSHTTLGIGLMRSGQIAAARPHFWKAIQYQLNLRTVAALTLSFTPGSIVKLLKV
- a CDS encoding lipopolysaccharide biosynthesis protein produces the protein MKAIRSRVQWVLNGRSSTAATLQTVMARILVLAANMGTGIITSRALEPQGRGEYNAIALWPQFLAYLLMLGLPAAIQYNFKRHPEKESELFSAALGLSAVLGLFAMTIGIVFMPRFLPQYSADVIRFAQWYMILAPIVLLTEIFFSILEANQKFTVVNQLRSLQPLFTLAILGVLASTAQLSPLTAALAYSVPGLPLFFWMWRYLWQRFRPRWKGLGSAYRLLVGYGIRAYGMNLLGTLAEKIDQALVVTMLSPASMGLYTLALSVSRMLGLFHSSTITVLLPKIAARPIEEVVALTGRAVRVSTAVTVVVALAVSIPIPFLIQLLYGDKFVEAVGVFRILSAEIAIGGAAWVLAQAFMAVGRPGALTVVEAISVLVTVPLLLILIPIYGLEGAGWSLLISTVFRLVCLLAGYPLLLKVRPPGLIATRKDIDFLRQVFLHQ
- a CDS encoding O-antigen ligase family protein, giving the protein MNSKQTLSTPAFGLQPAPAWMAIIGFVLITALCLVAASGIARYAVPLSAFVVGAFLYFRYPVFYVSFTWWIWFLTPLLARIVDFKSGWDAQRLMLVTPFLVSLLSGITLIRYLPKAYRQGGLPLILAFVAVLYGFLIGLVKNSPMAATRASLDWFTPILFGFHLFINWRDYPKLSKTIQQTFLWGVLVSGVYGVVQYLVAPMWDRFWIIETELVTNGRPEPLGIRVFSTMHSPFPFAVAMMAGLVLLFNTKGTLRIPASVGGYLAFLLSAVRAAWGGWLVALITLLTSMKARLQRRLIISILVMSVCVIPLATIEPFSEVINTRLQSFSEIQKDTSANDRAATYEQQLNLALSDFLGQGLGGMYATNSEGQLEQVILDSGVLDLFFTLGWFGAIPYLGGIVLIIYTLLQNSELRLDSFASAARAISIGVLVQMPLGNTIVSLAGMVFWCFVAMCLAARNYYQQQKWLQSTNMAGSREQ
- a CDS encoding glycosyltransferase family 2 protein, whose product is MMISVLIPTYRRSQDLARCLVALQQQARPADEVLVVVRDSDTETWQLLAGLDPHALPLRTVKVSVPGVVAAMNAGVDVAKGEIIAITDDDAAPHADWLERIEAHYLADEKVGGVGGRDRMHYGVQLVEGQSHIVGRLQWFGRAIGNHHLGVGNAREVDILKGVNSSYRRSAIAHIRFDERMRGTGAQVHHELMLCLTLKRAGWKLIYDPAIVVDHYLGQRFDEDRRNQFNAIAFSNMTYNETLSLLEHLSPIRRIAFAIWALLVGTRDAWGLVQLLRFLPSQGKLAWQKWLASMHGRWQAWLTWSNRDRSSEVWAQHL